A genomic window from Pseudoalteromonas piratica includes:
- a CDS encoding DNA topoisomerase family protein: MSKIDHSLFSVHEHALEKEYEVCPKCGSETSVKHSKKGPFVGCNNYPNCDYTRSLVEHHETLIKVLDDSECPQCSHPLAVKNGRFGMFIGCTNFPECHFIAQEETKSELPTCPSCKKSALVERSNKSGKTFYSCGGYPKCKYILNNKPVAQPCPECGWQVMVEKKTSSGTVLQCPQKHCNHKVSL; the protein is encoded by the coding sequence ATGAGCAAAATTGATCATTCTTTATTCTCTGTCCATGAACATGCTTTAGAAAAAGAGTATGAAGTGTGTCCGAAGTGTGGTTCTGAAACCAGTGTAAAGCATAGTAAGAAAGGTCCATTCGTAGGATGTAATAACTACCCCAATTGTGACTATACGCGTTCACTTGTTGAGCATCATGAAACCCTAATCAAAGTACTTGATGACTCTGAATGTCCCCAATGTAGCCACCCACTGGCTGTTAAAAATGGTCGTTTTGGTATGTTTATCGGATGTACAAACTTTCCAGAATGTCATTTTATTGCGCAAGAAGAAACAAAGAGTGAATTGCCAACGTGCCCTAGTTGTAAAAAGTCAGCACTTGTTGAACGCAGTAATAAATCGGGTAAAACCTTTTACTCATGTGGAGGGTACCCGAAATGCAAATACATATTAAATAACAAACCTGTCGCCCAACCTTGCCCTGAATGTGGCTGGCAGGTAATGGTCGAGAAAAAAACATCAAGTGGTACTGTATTACAATGTCCCCAAAAGCATTGTAATCACAAAGTATCGTTATGA
- a CDS encoding LysM peptidoglycan-binding domain-containing protein, giving the protein MVKKLTAAIVALTMAFPTLADVLQIRKDAPKEYVVEKGDTLWDISAIYLDQPWLWPELWRLNPQIDNPHLIYPGDKLSLVYDSQGRPMLVINQKFKKLSPGVRKTMKKGDAIPTLPLEVIRPFLTFEQALDKEDIDTRPVVLGANSNVKNIKTDHIIYVKGDLERSQFYGIYRQGDPYIDPETEEVLGHEAILVGTGRAFRTGDEANAVPASVRVKNSKREVRQGDFLMPALEGQTLPAFFMMKRPETDISGTIIDTSSKLREFSTMDVVVLNRGEKDSIKAGHVLDIRRASPTVVVGKDGPKYKDAASRYERTMSYFGDGEDSREWNMPKEKVGELMVFKVYDKVSYAIVTKTLEPVRVGDTIHVDN; this is encoded by the coding sequence ATGGTCAAAAAGCTGACAGCTGCGATAGTCGCATTAACTATGGCGTTTCCAACTCTTGCTGATGTGCTTCAGATCAGAAAGGACGCCCCTAAAGAATATGTTGTTGAAAAAGGCGATACCCTTTGGGATATTTCTGCTATTTACCTCGACCAACCTTGGTTGTGGCCCGAGCTATGGCGTCTGAACCCACAAATAGACAACCCGCATTTAATTTACCCAGGTGACAAACTTTCTTTGGTGTATGACTCTCAAGGTCGCCCAATGTTGGTGATTAACCAAAAGTTTAAAAAATTATCACCTGGTGTTCGTAAAACAATGAAGAAAGGGGATGCAATACCAACCTTACCGTTAGAGGTTATTCGTCCTTTCTTAACATTTGAGCAAGCGCTAGATAAAGAAGATATCGATACAAGACCAGTGGTGTTGGGCGCAAATTCCAATGTTAAAAATATAAAAACAGATCACATTATTTATGTGAAAGGCGATTTAGAGCGCTCACAGTTTTATGGAATTTATCGCCAAGGTGACCCATATATTGATCCAGAAACAGAAGAGGTTCTAGGTCATGAAGCCATTTTGGTTGGTACTGGTCGCGCTTTTAGAACCGGAGATGAGGCAAATGCAGTACCTGCTTCCGTACGTGTAAAAAACTCTAAACGAGAAGTGCGCCAAGGTGACTTTTTAATGCCAGCCTTAGAGGGACAAACACTACCGGCGTTTTTCATGATGAAACGCCCTGAAACAGACATTTCAGGTACGATAATTGATACATCATCTAAATTACGAGAGTTTAGTACTATGGATGTTGTTGTGTTAAATCGCGGTGAAAAGGATTCAATCAAAGCAGGTCATGTACTGGACATTCGTCGTGCATCGCCTACAGTTGTAGTAGGTAAAGATGGACCTAAATACAAAGATGCTGCTTCACGTTATGAACGTACAATGAGCTATTTTGGAGATGGTGAAGACAGTCGCGAATGGAATATGCCAAAAGAAAAGGTTGGTGAACTAATGGTGTTTAAAGTTTACGATAAAGTAAGCTACGCCATAGTAACTAAAACTCTAGAGCCTGTTCGCGTTGGTGATACTATCCACGTAGATAACTAA
- the hemF gene encoding oxygen-dependent coproporphyrinogen oxidase, whose translation MSQVNLEVVKEFLLALQDKICAGLEHADGTAKFVEDAWQREEGGGGRTRVIRDGSVIEQGGVNFSHVYGESMPASATAHRPELAGRSFHACGVSLVIHPKNPHVPTSHANVRFFIAEKEGEEPIWWFGGGFDLTPFYPVLEDVKHWHQEACKLCLPFGETVYDDYKKWCDEYFYLKHRGETRGVGGLFFDDLNEWGFDRCFAFMRAVGNGYLDAYLPIVEKRKDFPFTEQQREFQLYRRGRYVEFNLVWDRGTLFGLQTGGRTESILMSMPPLARWEYDFKPEPNSLEANLYENYLSPKDWLQI comes from the coding sequence ATGTCGCAAGTTAACCTAGAAGTAGTAAAAGAGTTTTTATTAGCCTTACAAGATAAAATATGTGCAGGTTTAGAACATGCCGATGGCACCGCAAAATTTGTCGAAGACGCTTGGCAGCGCGAAGAAGGTGGTGGCGGCCGTACGCGTGTAATTCGCGATGGCTCAGTAATTGAGCAAGGCGGCGTAAACTTTTCACATGTTTATGGTGAGTCGATGCCTGCCTCTGCAACTGCACATCGTCCTGAGCTTGCTGGTCGAAGCTTTCACGCTTGCGGTGTATCGTTAGTTATTCACCCTAAAAACCCTCATGTACCCACATCACATGCCAATGTTCGTTTCTTTATTGCTGAAAAAGAAGGTGAAGAGCCTATTTGGTGGTTTGGTGGTGGTTTTGACCTAACGCCTTTTTATCCTGTATTAGAAGATGTGAAGCATTGGCACCAAGAAGCATGTAAGTTGTGCTTACCATTTGGTGAAACGGTTTATGATGACTACAAAAAGTGGTGTGATGAGTATTTCTATTTAAAACATCGCGGTGAAACACGTGGTGTCGGTGGTTTATTCTTTGATGATTTAAATGAATGGGGTTTTGACCGTTGTTTTGCGTTTATGCGTGCCGTGGGCAATGGATATTTAGACGCTTATTTACCAATTGTAGAAAAACGTAAAGATTTTCCGTTCACAGAGCAACAGCGGGAATTTCAACTTTATCGCCGTGGTCGTTATGTGGAATTTAATTTAGTATGGGATAGAGGTACTTTGTTTGGTCTACAAACAGGTGGTCGTACTGAATCTATTTTAATGTCAATGCCACCGCTTGCTCGCTGGGAATATGACTTTAAACCTGAACCAAATAGCTTAGAAGCGAATTTGTACGAAAATTATTTGTCGCCAAAAGATTGGCTGCAAATTTAA
- a CDS encoding gamma carbonic anhydrase family protein: MTIRSYKGVEPKINLNTYIDESAVLVGQIEIGADSSIWPLVAARGDVNYIKIGERTNVQDGSVLHVTRKSNSAPNGYPLIIGDDVTIGHKAMLHGCVLGNRILVGMGAIIMDNAVVEDNVIIGGGSLVPPNKTLESGYLYVGSPVKQARKLTEAELAFLKVSADNYVVLKNEYLEEL, encoded by the coding sequence ATGACAATAAGAAGTTATAAAGGTGTTGAACCAAAAATTAATTTAAATACATATATAGATGAATCAGCCGTACTGGTCGGCCAAATCGAGATTGGCGCAGATTCAAGTATTTGGCCATTAGTCGCTGCACGTGGCGATGTGAACTACATTAAAATTGGTGAACGCACAAATGTACAAGACGGTTCTGTACTTCATGTGACACGTAAAAGTAATTCAGCGCCAAACGGCTACCCATTAATTATTGGTGATGATGTCACAATTGGTCACAAAGCAATGTTACATGGCTGTGTACTGGGAAACCGTATCTTAGTTGGTATGGGTGCAATTATAATGGACAACGCTGTTGTTGAAGATAATGTGATTATTGGCGGGGGCTCTTTGGTTCCACCTAACAAGACGTTAGAGTCAGGTTATTTATATGTAGGAAGCCCAGTTAAGCAAGCCCGTAAGCTAACTGAAGCTGAGCTTGCTTTCCTTAAAGTATCTGCTGATAACTACGTTGTATTAAAGAATGAGTACTTAGAAGAGCTATAG
- the def gene encoding peptide deformylase, with the protein MAILEVLRFPDERLRTVAEEVTQINDDTKKIVSDMLETMYDENGIGLAATQVNIHQRIVVIDVSEEGNEPLVLINPEIIKKDGSTISEEGCLSVPGSYAKVDRAETVTVKAFDENGNEFEKDADGLLAICMQHELDHLKGVLFIDYLSPLKRQRIRKKLEKEAKLAARAG; encoded by the coding sequence ATGGCTATTTTAGAAGTTTTACGCTTTCCAGACGAGAGATTACGTACAGTTGCTGAAGAAGTGACACAAATCAATGATGATACTAAGAAAATTGTATCAGATATGCTTGAGACCATGTATGACGAAAACGGTATTGGTTTAGCTGCAACGCAAGTAAATATCCACCAGCGCATTGTCGTCATCGACGTTTCAGAAGAAGGTAATGAACCACTGGTATTAATTAACCCAGAAATAATCAAGAAAGATGGCAGCACAATCAGCGAAGAAGGCTGTTTATCTGTGCCTGGTTCATACGCAAAAGTTGACCGTGCTGAAACGGTAACAGTCAAAGCGTTTGATGAAAACGGTAATGAGTTTGAAAAAGATGCAGATGGCCTACTTGCCATATGTATGCAACATGAGCTTGACCACTTAAAAGGTGTGCTTTTCATTGACTATCTTTCACCTTTAAAGCGTCAACGTATTCGCAAGAAGCTTGAAAAAGAAGCAAAATTAGCCGCGCGTGCTGGCTAA
- a CDS encoding DUF1488 family protein, with protein MNQSIIFVDRVEYDESTKRISFFAQVSGQLIRCFYLTNKSEKDAISDFESKKFDYEDIAESAIEDELYNDEGLIEVEELL; from the coding sequence ATGAACCAATCAATCATTTTTGTTGATCGTGTTGAATATGATGAAAGCACAAAGCGTATTTCTTTTTTTGCCCAAGTGTCAGGTCAGCTGATTAGGTGTTTTTATTTAACCAACAAATCTGAAAAAGATGCGATCTCTGACTTTGAAAGTAAAAAATTCGACTATGAAGATATTGCAGAAAGTGCAATCGAAGACGAGCTGTATAATGATGAAGGTTTGATAGAAGTAGAAGAGCTACTATAG
- a CDS encoding DUF494 family protein encodes MFDILMYLFENYIHSESEIFVEQSELTDELLRAGFNHREIYKALDWLEQLADLQHSDEYPYLNRVPGKSVRIFTAQECEKLDLSCRGFLMFLEQISVIDTTTREMVIDRIFALDKDVIELDDLKWVVLMVLFNVPGKEIAYAQMEDLLFEEQNGTIH; translated from the coding sequence ATGTTTGATATCCTCATGTATTTGTTTGAGAACTACATTCACAGCGAAAGCGAAATTTTCGTTGAACAAAGTGAGCTGACAGATGAGTTATTAAGAGCAGGGTTTAATCATCGAGAAATATATAAAGCGCTTGATTGGTTAGAGCAACTTGCAGACTTACAGCACAGCGATGAATATCCTTACTTAAATAGAGTACCGGGAAAGTCAGTACGTATTTTTACTGCACAAGAATGTGAGAAGCTTGATCTATCTTGTCGTGGCTTTTTAATGTTTTTAGAGCAAATCTCCGTTATTGATACTACCACACGTGAAATGGTGATCGACCGTATCTTCGCATTAGACAAAGATGTGATTGAATTGGACGATTTAAAATGGGTAGTTCTCATGGTGTTGTTCAATGTGCCGGGCAAGGAAATCGCATATGCGCAGATGGAAGATTTATTATTTGAAGAGCAAAATGGCACCATTCATTAA
- the fmt gene encoding methionyl-tRNA formyltransferase, which translates to MSKPLRIVFAGTPDFAAQHLDALIQSNHDVIAVYSQPDRPAGRGKKLKASEVKQLALTHDIPVYQPENFKSDEAKQQLADLDADIMVVVAYGLLLPKAILETPKLGCINVHGSILPRWRGAAPIQRAIWAGDAETGVTIMQMDEGLDTGDMISIATCPIEAHDTSASLYSKLAELGPTALIDTLATIADGTANAEKQNDELANYAKKLSKDEANIDWQMPAQQIERNIRAFNPWPICFTQMQGNTVKVYAAELVNLDGNVGEVLAADKTGITVATGEGALKITQLQPQGKKPMSVQDFLNGRADWVAVGSILGDNNE; encoded by the coding sequence TTGAGCAAACCTTTAAGAATTGTATTTGCGGGCACCCCAGACTTTGCCGCACAGCACCTCGATGCCTTAATACAGTCAAACCACGACGTAATTGCTGTTTACAGTCAACCTGACCGCCCTGCAGGTCGAGGTAAGAAATTAAAAGCCAGTGAAGTAAAACAACTCGCTTTAACCCATGACATACCGGTATATCAGCCTGAAAACTTTAAATCAGACGAAGCTAAACAACAGTTAGCCGATTTAGATGCTGATATCATGGTCGTAGTTGCGTATGGCCTACTCCTGCCAAAAGCAATATTAGAAACACCAAAACTCGGCTGCATTAATGTGCATGGTTCAATTCTTCCACGTTGGCGTGGCGCAGCACCAATTCAACGTGCCATTTGGGCCGGAGATGCGGAAACTGGCGTCACTATTATGCAAATGGATGAAGGTTTAGATACCGGCGATATGATCTCAATTGCCACATGTCCGATTGAGGCACATGATACAAGTGCAAGCCTTTACAGCAAGCTCGCTGAGCTAGGTCCGACGGCACTTATCGATACTTTAGCCACAATTGCCGATGGCACTGCAAATGCCGAAAAGCAAAATGACGAATTAGCCAATTACGCGAAAAAGCTTAGTAAAGACGAAGCAAATATCGATTGGCAAATGCCTGCGCAACAAATAGAACGTAATATTCGCGCCTTTAACCCATGGCCGATTTGCTTTACACAAATGCAAGGTAATACAGTAAAAGTCTATGCGGCTGAATTAGTTAACCTTGATGGCAATGTTGGTGAAGTGTTAGCTGCGGATAAAACAGGTATTACTGTCGCAACTGGTGAAGGTGCTCTTAAGATCACACAACTCCAGCCACAAGGTAAAAAACCAATGTCAGTACAAGACTTCTTAAATGGTCGTGCTGATTGGGTAGCAGTTGGTTCAATTTTAGGTGACAACAATGAGTAG
- the aroE gene encoding shikimate dehydrogenase: MDKYAVFGNPVNHSKSPKIHQAFAKELNQAIEYSAILAPIDGFKESIASFVKAGGIGANVTVPFKEEAFALVDELTERAKTAGAVNTIKVNSDGKLVGDNTDGIGLVSDILNNQFEISDKRVLLIGAGGAARGAILPILQQQPEKLTIINRTIEKAIKLRQEFASYGEIEACGFDDQPQASFDIIINSTSASITGDVPPISERFVEQCELAYDMFYSQQDTSFNLWVKSVNPQAVTLDGSGMLVGQAAEAFHVWRGAKPSTQAVIEQLKSGEL, from the coding sequence ATGGATAAATACGCTGTATTCGGAAACCCTGTTAATCATTCAAAATCGCCGAAAATCCATCAAGCGTTTGCAAAGGAACTCAATCAAGCAATCGAATACAGCGCCATATTAGCACCGATTGATGGCTTTAAGGAATCAATCGCTTCATTTGTGAAAGCTGGCGGTATAGGTGCAAACGTTACAGTACCATTTAAAGAAGAAGCATTTGCTCTGGTGGATGAACTGACTGAAAGAGCGAAAACAGCAGGTGCGGTAAACACCATAAAAGTTAATTCAGATGGCAAGTTAGTGGGCGATAATACTGATGGTATTGGCCTAGTTAGCGATATTTTAAATAATCAATTTGAAATATCAGATAAAAGGGTTTTATTAATTGGTGCTGGTGGCGCTGCGCGAGGAGCAATTTTACCCATTTTACAGCAGCAGCCAGAAAAGCTCACAATAATAAACAGAACAATAGAAAAGGCTATAAAGCTAAGACAAGAATTTGCTAGCTATGGTGAGATTGAAGCGTGTGGCTTTGATGATCAACCACAAGCTAGTTTCGATATTATTATTAACTCAACTTCAGCCAGCATTACAGGTGATGTTCCGCCAATTTCAGAACGTTTTGTTGAACAGTGTGAACTTGCCTACGATATGTTTTATAGCCAACAAGATACTTCGTTTAATCTGTGGGTTAAAAGTGTTAATCCACAGGCCGTCACATTAGATGGCTCGGGTATGTTAGTAGGGCAGGCCGCAGAAGCGTTTCATGTCTGGCGAGGTGCTAAGCCTTCAACACAAGCGGTAATTGAACAGCTTAAGTCAGGAGAACTTTAA
- the dprA gene encoding DNA-processing protein DprA, with the protein MQHNKRSELEYWLAFYLTKGVGFQTTQNLLAHFTFSEIFAPNSELTQAGPNRSVLDNLKRVNWQTISSLIRECDNSNIDIIYYSHPNYPQLLKEISNPPLVLFCKGNIDLLELPKLAIVGSRNATEVGRQLSSDIATNLAISDFCIVSGMARGIDSCAHQGALNVSGKTIAVLGTGVDVCYPKRAQSLYREIEEHGLLISEYLPGASALASNFPRRNRIISGLSMGTIVVEAEQKSGSLITAKYALEQNREIFAVPGSVFNELSKGCHALIKQGAKLIENCEDIFAELSVLPKSCLYKVKEEKKGECTDPVLKHLTFEVTPVDKLQQLSGLQMDELLSKLLDLELSGDVIRVLDGYTLIGRS; encoded by the coding sequence ATGCAACATAATAAGAGAAGCGAGCTTGAATATTGGCTCGCTTTTTATTTGACAAAAGGAGTGGGTTTCCAGACCACACAAAACTTACTTGCTCATTTTACATTTAGTGAAATTTTTGCGCCTAATTCAGAGCTTACTCAAGCTGGTCCAAATAGAAGCGTTCTCGATAATCTTAAGCGCGTTAATTGGCAAACAATCTCATCACTGATCCGTGAGTGTGATAATAGTAATATCGATATTATTTACTATTCACATCCTAATTACCCCCAGCTTTTAAAAGAGATTTCCAACCCGCCATTAGTACTTTTTTGTAAAGGCAATATTGATTTACTTGAGCTGCCGAAGCTTGCCATTGTTGGTTCAAGAAATGCGACGGAAGTCGGACGGCAATTAAGTTCAGATATTGCAACTAACTTAGCTATCAGTGATTTTTGTATCGTTTCAGGCATGGCCAGGGGAATTGATAGCTGTGCTCATCAGGGAGCTTTAAATGTTTCCGGTAAAACTATCGCTGTGCTTGGTACTGGGGTTGATGTGTGTTACCCAAAACGCGCTCAATCCTTGTATCGAGAGATAGAAGAACATGGTTTGCTTATTTCAGAATATTTACCTGGTGCGTCTGCGCTTGCGTCAAATTTCCCACGTAGAAATAGGATTATTTCAGGTTTGTCGATGGGAACAATTGTGGTTGAAGCGGAGCAAAAAAGTGGTTCGTTAATTACTGCGAAATATGCGTTAGAGCAAAATAGAGAAATCTTTGCTGTACCAGGTTCTGTGTTCAATGAACTATCTAAAGGGTGTCATGCACTTATTAAGCAAGGTGCTAAGTTAATTGAAAATTGCGAGGATATTTTCGCAGAATTAAGCGTTTTACCAAAAAGTTGTCTATATAAAGTAAAAGAGGAAAAAAAAGGTGAGTGTACAGATCCTGTTTTAAAACACCTCACTTTTGAAGTAACACCTGTAGATAAGTTACAACAACTATCTGGATTGCAAATGGATGAATTGCTTTCAAAACTATTAGATCTAGAGTTATCTGGCGATGTTATTCGTGTTCTAGACGGTTATACCCTAATAGGGAGGAGTTGA
- a CDS encoding L-threonylcarbamoyladenylate synthase yields MSNELNESSITLALKNDGVIVYPTEAVYGLGCDPDSETAVMKLLDIKQRPVEKGLILIADNYGQLLNYVDDDKIPQDKRAAIFSSWPAAVTWVMPAKSSTPKWLTGQFDTIAVRVTSHPVVKQLCQEFGKPLVSTSANLTGQDPVLTLDEAKKAFGDKVAAYVEGELGGNTKPSQIKDAFTGKLFRE; encoded by the coding sequence GTGAGTAACGAGTTAAACGAGTCTTCAATTACCCTCGCATTAAAAAATGATGGTGTAATTGTTTATCCAACAGAAGCTGTTTATGGTTTAGGGTGTGATCCTGATAGCGAAACTGCAGTTATGAAATTGCTGGATATTAAACAGCGCCCAGTTGAGAAAGGGTTAATTTTAATTGCAGATAACTATGGTCAACTATTGAACTATGTTGATGATGATAAAATTCCTCAAGATAAGCGTGCCGCTATTTTCTCTTCATGGCCTGCAGCTGTGACTTGGGTAATGCCTGCCAAGTCAAGTACTCCTAAATGGTTGACAGGTCAGTTTGATACCATTGCTGTTAGAGTAACTAGTCATCCAGTCGTAAAACAGTTATGCCAGGAGTTTGGTAAACCTCTGGTATCAACAAGTGCGAATCTAACAGGGCAAGATCCAGTACTAACCCTTGATGAGGCTAAAAAAGCGTTTGGCGATAAAGTTGCTGCTTACGTTGAAGGTGAGCTTGGTGGAAATACCAAACCAAGCCAAATTAAAGATGCCTTCACAGGCAAATTATTTAGAGAATAA
- a CDS encoding group II truncated hemoglobin, whose product MFGTTQTQNEPHQSPSPETTPYMLMGGESGARALANRFYNIMAEEEYAKPLYDMHPQPLDRIRQVFFEFLSGWLGGPDLFVEKYGHPMLRKRHMPFPIDQDLRDQWMFCMNKALDIEIDNPVLREGLKQSLAQLATHMINQNN is encoded by the coding sequence ATGTTTGGCACAACGCAGACACAGAATGAACCTCATCAATCCCCCTCACCAGAAACCACACCTTATATGCTAATGGGTGGTGAGAGTGGTGCGCGCGCTCTAGCAAATCGATTTTACAATATTATGGCAGAAGAAGAATACGCCAAACCATTATATGATATGCATCCTCAACCTTTAGATCGAATTAGACAAGTGTTTTTCGAATTTTTATCCGGTTGGCTAGGTGGTCCTGACTTGTTTGTTGAAAAATATGGCCATCCGATGCTAAGAAAGCGTCATATGCCCTTTCCTATCGATCAAGACTTGAGAGATCAATGGATGTTTTGCATGAATAAGGCGCTGGATATTGAGATTGATAATCCCGTATTACGCGAAGGACTTAAACAATCACTTGCTCAACTCGCTACTCATATGATTAATCAAAATAACTAA
- a CDS encoding methyl-accepting chemotaxis protein — MRHHSIQHKIFALLTVTGILVLGASLFTGQKQQSELAHQTIEQNIKILADNYFDSINTMMLTGTMANREILRTKILSEEQIKDIHIIRGDKINQFFGPGEANQSPQNKQEKDALNGKEQVHFTKSNDGHNLITYLKPISANEDYRGTNCLGCHQAKEGEILGAVKISYSLDKVDAAVTRNSWISFGILTTIFVVTFVTLGWLFRKFLIERLRIIGKSMRLASQNNDLTIHVKDNTNDELGRLANNFNLMMTAFKGNISQLSESSKVLIHSAEKIYASAETTEQAINQQKQGTDSVAAAINELESSSSEVRNTTHFASERSDTSNHLAETSLEIAESTEESINGLALEVRTAAQQVSELQNRTLEVGKVLEVISNIAEQTNLLALNAAIEAARAGEAGRGFAVVADEVRTLANRTHDSTDEIKRTIENLQSEALETVNTMNRSSEDADKRAEQVKKVALALKDISEHMKEINQLNTQIADATEQQNLAAEEINQSVIAISDNAETSLVDAHESKQVSESLLSLARELDQQVRKFKL; from the coding sequence ATGCGCCATCACTCTATACAACATAAGATCTTCGCTTTACTTACTGTAACAGGCATCTTAGTACTCGGGGCTAGTTTATTTACAGGACAAAAACAGCAAAGCGAATTGGCTCACCAAACGATTGAACAAAATATTAAAATTTTGGCTGATAATTATTTTGATTCAATTAATACCATGATGCTCACAGGTACCATGGCGAACCGTGAAATTTTGCGCACAAAAATACTCAGTGAAGAACAAATTAAAGATATACATATCATTCGCGGCGATAAAATTAACCAGTTTTTTGGTCCCGGAGAAGCGAACCAGTCACCACAGAATAAGCAAGAAAAAGATGCACTAAATGGCAAAGAACAAGTGCACTTCACAAAAAGTAATGACGGCCATAATTTAATTACCTATTTAAAACCCATCAGTGCAAATGAAGATTACCGAGGTACTAACTGTTTAGGCTGTCACCAAGCTAAAGAAGGTGAAATTCTTGGCGCAGTAAAGATCAGTTATTCTTTAGACAAAGTGGATGCAGCTGTAACACGCAACTCTTGGATAAGCTTCGGCATTCTCACGACTATATTTGTTGTTACTTTTGTCACTCTCGGTTGGTTATTTAGGAAGTTCTTGATTGAGCGTTTGCGCATTATTGGTAAATCAATGCGATTGGCATCACAAAATAACGATTTAACCATTCATGTGAAAGATAACACCAATGATGAACTTGGCCGCCTAGCGAATAATTTCAATCTAATGATGACTGCTTTTAAAGGAAATATCAGTCAGTTATCAGAATCGTCAAAGGTGCTTATTCACAGCGCAGAAAAGATTTATGCATCAGCCGAAACTACAGAGCAGGCAATAAACCAGCAAAAACAAGGTACAGATTCAGTAGCAGCTGCTATTAACGAGTTAGAGTCTTCCTCTTCGGAAGTTCGTAATACAACACACTTTGCATCTGAGCGTTCTGATACCAGTAACCATTTGGCAGAAACAAGTTTAGAAATCGCAGAAAGCACCGAAGAAAGCATAAATGGCTTAGCGCTCGAAGTACGAACTGCAGCTCAACAAGTGAGTGAATTACAAAATCGTACATTAGAGGTCGGAAAAGTACTTGAGGTAATTAGTAATATCGCAGAGCAAACTAACCTGCTCGCGCTAAATGCCGCTATAGAAGCAGCGCGAGCAGGTGAAGCTGGCCGAGGCTTTGCTGTTGTTGCTGACGAGGTTCGTACTCTCGCTAATCGTACCCATGATTCTACCGACGAAATAAAACGCACGATTGAAAACCTGCAATCAGAGGCGTTAGAAACCGTAAATACGATGAATCGCTCTAGTGAGGATGCGGATAAGCGTGCTGAACAAGTGAAAAAAGTCGCATTGGCACTGAAAGATATTTCAGAACATATGAAAGAAATCAATCAACTTAATACTCAAATAGCGGATGCCACTGAGCAGCAAAATTTAGCTGCTGAAGAAATTAATCAGAGTGTTATTGCAATCAGTGATAATGCTGAAACATCTTTAGTTGATGCCCATGAAAGTAAACAAGTCAGTGAAAGTTTATTATCTCTTGCTCGAGAGTTAGACCAGCAAGTGCGTAAATTTAAGTTATAA